One stretch of Dehalobacter sp. DNA includes these proteins:
- a CDS encoding thioredoxin family protein, whose protein sequence is MDRQTGNDSNDRARKNSKIAKIVVPLIIVIIVAGIWMVKSSQKTVQPGIADNADFALHVTDKLDIEQLKSYGIPIIIDFGADSCVPCKEMAPVLKELNEELRGKVIIRFVDVWKYQALAEGYPIRVIPTQVFIDAKGKPYTPSDPDAMQMNLYTLRDSKEHVFTTHEGGMTNEQLLNVIREMGVK, encoded by the coding sequence GTGGATAGGCAAACGGGAAATGATTCTAATGATCGTGCCCGGAAAAATAGCAAAATAGCTAAAATTGTTGTGCCGCTGATCATTGTAATCATCGTTGCAGGCATTTGGATGGTCAAGAGTTCTCAGAAAACAGTCCAGCCGGGTATAGCAGATAATGCCGACTTTGCACTTCATGTAACTGATAAGTTGGACATTGAACAGTTAAAATCCTATGGAATACCGATTATTATCGACTTTGGAGCGGATTCCTGTGTGCCGTGCAAAGAAATGGCACCTGTCTTAAAAGAACTAAACGAAGAATTACGAGGAAAAGTAATTATTAGATTTGTTGATGTCTGGAAATATCAGGCGTTGGCTGAAGGATATCCCATTCGCGTTATCCCGACTCAGGTTTTTATTGACGCCAAGGGAAAACCCTATACCCCCAGTGATCCGGATGCCATGCAAATGAACCTCTATACTTTGCGTGATTCTAAAGAACATGTCTTTACCACCCATGAAGGCGGTATGACCAATGAACAGCTGCTCAACGTCATCCGGGAGATGGGGGTTAAGTGA
- a CDS encoding sigma-70 family RNA polymerase sigma factor, whose amino-acid sequence MFPEELWLRYSPQIKNYIGKKVADPYGAEDILQETALRLQRNAAKIQEITNVEAWLYRTAHNLIVDYYRTARKYTLTEDIGDIADITDRVNVAGLNDIGQENYNKETARCLLKMVEYLPVTDQEAIMECDYKGTKQKILAEKWGISSSGSKSRVQRARKRLAAVMQGCCEVQKDHAGNIIEFRNKDNPGTEFSCLKC is encoded by the coding sequence ATGTTTCCGGAAGAACTGTGGCTAAGGTATAGTCCCCAAATTAAAAACTATATCGGGAAAAAGGTAGCTGATCCGTATGGTGCGGAAGATATCCTGCAGGAGACAGCATTGCGGTTACAAAGAAATGCAGCCAAAATCCAAGAGATTACGAATGTAGAAGCTTGGCTATATCGAACTGCGCATAATCTGATTGTGGATTATTACCGAACCGCAAGAAAATATACTTTGACGGAAGATATTGGTGATATAGCCGATATAACTGATAGAGTAAATGTAGCTGGGCTAAATGACATCGGACAGGAAAACTACAATAAGGAAACGGCGCGGTGTTTGCTTAAAATGGTGGAATATTTGCCGGTAACTGATCAGGAAGCCATTATGGAATGCGATTATAAGGGGACTAAGCAAAAAATACTTGCGGAAAAATGGGGAATAAGCAGTTCAGGGAGCAAGAGCCGTGTCCAGCGGGCGCGAAAAAGATTAGCTGCGGTGATGCAAGGCTGCTGTGAAGTTCAAAAAGACCATGCCGGGAATATCATTGAGTTTAGAAATAAAGACAATCCTGGAACGGAGTTCTCCTGTTTAAAGTGTTAA
- a CDS encoding DUF5320 domain-containing protein — protein sequence MPRRDGTGPLGRGAMSGKGLGLCTGVNAARNGNGSGLGRRRGYGRNLADDMMLSSSRKELLLSQKELLEKRLHSINKQIESK from the coding sequence ATGCCGAGAAGAGACGGAACAGGTCCTTTAGGCCGCGGAGCAATGAGTGGTAAAGGTTTGGGGTTATGTACCGGAGTGAATGCTGCCAGAAATGGTAACGGATCTGGTTTGGGCCGAAGAAGAGGCTATGGCAGAAATTTGGCGGATGATATGATGCTTTCTTCATCGAGAAAGGAATTGCTTTTAAGTCAAAAAGAACTCCTTGAAAAAAGACTCCATTCGATCAACAAACAAATAGAAAGTAAATAA
- a CDS encoding permease — MKQLLSRYKFFALLAVINLGLVVIYPSIGQSSLSITWSNTLEMLSVLPPIFILLGLLDVWVQRETMIKLMGEKSGFIGVALAFFLGSAAAGPLYAAFPIAGVLLKKGSKFSNVLIFIGAWSTTKIPMLLFETSAMGWKFMLTRFIIDIPGIALIAYITQKALNEKEMKQIFEKAKSQI, encoded by the coding sequence ATGAAGCAACTATTAAGCCGTTATAAGTTTTTTGCTCTTCTGGCAGTTATCAACTTGGGTCTTGTTGTTATTTATCCTTCCATAGGACAGAGTTCTTTAAGTATAACTTGGAGCAACACCCTTGAGATGCTGTCCGTACTGCCTCCAATCTTTATTCTTCTTGGACTTCTGGATGTTTGGGTCCAAAGAGAAACAATGATCAAACTTATGGGAGAAAAATCAGGATTTATCGGCGTAGCCTTAGCCTTTTTTCTGGGTTCTGCGGCAGCAGGTCCATTATATGCAGCGTTTCCTATTGCTGGGGTTCTTCTGAAAAAGGGAAGCAAATTTTCCAACGTGCTTATCTTCATAGGGGCATGGTCAACAACCAAAATACCTATGCTGCTTTTTGAAACATCAGCGATGGGTTGGAAATTTATGCTGACAAGGTTTATTATTGATATTCCGGGAATTGCTTTAATTGCTTATATTACACAAAAAGCTTTAAATGAAAAAGAAATGAAGCAGATATTTGAAAAGGCTAAAAGTCAAATATAG
- a CDS encoding MOSC domain-containing protein, translated as MGKVLSIHISPERGTVKSDVQEALIIKGWGLEGDAHGGDWDRQVSIFPIEALTKVPEEKQKEVLEDGYTENVTIAGVPLEKLLVGRIVRLGEAEVKIMYVGKEQYKEHGRPYIVSREGRFGRVVKEGRILVGDSVELL; from the coding sequence ATGGGAAAAGTATTGTCAATTCATATCAGCCCAGAAAGAGGTACGGTTAAGTCGGATGTACAGGAAGCGTTGATCATAAAAGGATGGGGCCTAGAGGGTGATGCCCATGGCGGTGATTGGGACCGGCAAGTCAGTATTTTCCCTATAGAAGCTTTGACCAAGGTGCCGGAAGAGAAGCAAAAAGAAGTCTTAGAGGATGGATATACGGAAAATGTTACAATTGCCGGTGTTCCTTTAGAGAAACTGCTCGTTGGACGGATCGTTCGCCTTGGCGAGGCGGAAGTGAAAATCATGTATGTTGGGAAGGAACAATACAAAGAGCATGGAAGGCCATATATAGTTAGTCGGGAAGGACGTTTTGGCCGTGTTGTAAAAGAAGGGCGTATCCTGGTTGGGGATTCAGTAGAATTGCTTTGA
- a CDS encoding permease, with protein MFTIILYVLAAGLLLLSFLKDKKKTKMALLKAWKSFENILPQFLSILIIIGIMLAVLSPNTISKLIGQQSGWFGMVVAAIVGSITLIPGFVAFPLAAALLKSGAGFMQIAVFISTLMMVGIVTIPLEIKYFGKKAAILRNSLAFLFSFVVAIVIGVVLG; from the coding sequence GTGTTTACAATTATTCTTTATGTTCTGGCAGCAGGACTTCTCCTGCTTTCGTTTCTCAAAGATAAAAAAAAGACCAAGATGGCCCTGTTGAAAGCCTGGAAGTCTTTCGAAAACATACTGCCGCAGTTTTTATCTATTCTTATTATCATTGGTATTATGCTGGCAGTGCTAAGTCCTAATACTATATCCAAACTGATCGGCCAACAGTCCGGTTGGTTTGGAATGGTTGTTGCCGCTATTGTCGGTTCAATTACATTAATACCGGGCTTTGTTGCTTTTCCTTTGGCGGCGGCACTTTTGAAAAGCGGTGCAGGCTTTATGCAAATTGCCGTATTCATTTCCACATTGATGATGGTGGGTATTGTGACGATACCTCTGGAAATAAAATACTTTGGTAAAAAGGCTGCGATATTAAGAAATTCTTTAGCGTTTCTATTTTCCTTTGTGGTAGCAATCGTGATAGGGGTGGTGCTGGGATGA
- a CDS encoding P-loop NTPase produces MSENCDQNCNTCSDECADRKEKADFSAKPHELSNIKKVIGIVSGKGGVGKSLVTSMLAVTMNRRGYKAAILDADITGPSIPKAFGINQKPDTSELGLFPAKSKTGIQLMSINLLLENETDPVIWRGPILSGVIKQFWSEVIWGDVDFMFIDMPPGTGDVPLTVFQSIKLDGVIIVASPQELVSMIVAKAVKMAKSMKIPILGFVENMSYFMCPECGKEYKIFGESAIDKIAEQHQLNVLAKLPIDPKIAAACDKGMIELYDGNWFDGPADILEDLGVDIVDTANAQDKKRRRNTKMKIAVASEGKMVTEHFGHCEGFIIFDTENQQIIKNETIPNPGHRPGFLPNFLNDMGVNVVISGGMGGGAIEIFNEKGIEVITGASGEAETVVEQYLQGNLKSTGSVCHEHQHHDECGGH; encoded by the coding sequence ATGAGCGAAAATTGTGATCAGAATTGCAACACCTGCAGCGATGAATGCGCCGACAGAAAAGAGAAAGCAGATTTTTCCGCAAAACCGCATGAACTGAGCAATATCAAAAAAGTGATTGGTATTGTGAGCGGCAAAGGCGGCGTCGGCAAATCACTGGTAACTTCCATGCTGGCCGTGACCATGAACAGGAGGGGTTATAAGGCCGCCATACTCGATGCGGACATCACAGGCCCGTCCATTCCGAAAGCTTTTGGCATTAATCAGAAACCCGATACTAGCGAGCTTGGTCTGTTTCCCGCCAAGAGCAAAACAGGCATTCAGCTCATGTCGATCAACCTGCTGCTGGAAAATGAAACTGATCCTGTGATTTGGCGGGGGCCGATCCTTTCCGGCGTTATTAAACAGTTCTGGTCGGAAGTGATCTGGGGCGACGTTGATTTCATGTTTATCGATATGCCGCCCGGTACGGGCGATGTGCCGTTGACAGTATTCCAATCCATCAAGTTGGACGGTGTTATTATCGTAGCTTCGCCTCAGGAACTGGTTTCCATGATTGTTGCCAAAGCGGTTAAAATGGCTAAATCAATGAAAATACCGATTCTGGGATTTGTTGAAAACATGTCCTATTTTATGTGCCCGGAATGCGGCAAAGAATATAAAATATTCGGAGAAAGTGCGATTGATAAAATAGCCGAACAGCATCAGTTAAATGTGCTGGCCAAGCTGCCGATCGATCCCAAAATAGCTGCTGCATGTGATAAAGGAATGATTGAGCTTTATGACGGCAATTGGTTTGACGGGCCAGCGGACATTTTGGAAGATTTAGGAGTGGACATCGTTGATACAGCCAATGCACAGGATAAGAAGAGGAGGAGGAACACAAAAATGAAAATTGCAGTAGCGAGTGAAGGAAAAATGGTTACCGAACATTTTGGACACTGTGAGGGTTTTATAATCTTTGATACAGAAAACCAGCAAATTATCAAGAATGAAACCATACCGAACCCCGGACACCGGCCCGGATTCTTGCCGAACTTTTTAAACGATATGGGAGTCAATGTAGTCATTTCAGGCGGCATGGGAGGAGGAGCCATTGAAATCTTCAATGAAAAGGGTATCGAAGTCATAACCGGTGCTTCAGGCGAAGCCGAAACCGTTGTGGAGCAATACCTGCAGGGCAACCTTAAATCTACAGGTTCTGTTTGCCATGAACACCAGCATCATGACGAGTGCGGCGGACATTAA
- a CDS encoding thioredoxin family protein: protein MIIKILGSGCKNCVTLTENTRAALAEAGVAAEVMKVTDIQDIMAYGVMSTPALVIDEKVVSFGKVLKPKEIVKILETVR, encoded by the coding sequence GTGATTATTAAAATTTTAGGATCAGGCTGTAAAAATTGCGTTACTCTTACTGAAAATACCAGAGCTGCTTTGGCAGAAGCGGGAGTTGCTGCCGAAGTAATGAAAGTTACCGATATTCAAGACATCATGGCCTATGGTGTGATGTCCACGCCAGCCCTGGTTATTGATGAAAAGGTGGTATCTTTCGGAAAGGTTCTAAAGCCAAAAGAAATCGTCAAGATTTTAGAAACTGTGAGGTAA
- a CDS encoding ATP-binding protein, giving the protein MKIAVLSGKGGTGKTLVSVNLAAAAEAAVYIDCDVEEPNGHLFLKPQDIKNEGVAVKLPHADPKLCTGCRTCVDFCKFNALAYIKDRLIVFSEVCHSCGGCLLFCPQKAISEKEREIGLIQSGISGNVRVVSGMMNIGEASGVPVIKKLLRDSRKENKDVFIDCPPGSACMVMESIKDADYCLLVAEPTIFGVHNLEMVYELVRLFQKPFGVVLNKCLEEENPAEDFCLQNQITILGKIPFDLKLGTMNSNGQIASRKHPKYKDLFLNLLETVRKEARHETASDT; this is encoded by the coding sequence ATGAAAATTGCTGTCTTAAGCGGCAAAGGAGGCACGGGCAAGACCCTTGTCTCCGTCAATCTAGCGGCAGCAGCGGAGGCTGCTGTTTATATCGACTGTGATGTGGAAGAACCCAACGGGCATCTGTTCCTTAAACCGCAGGACATAAAAAACGAAGGGGTAGCGGTTAAGCTTCCCCATGCTGACCCAAAACTGTGCACCGGCTGCCGTACCTGTGTAGATTTCTGCAAGTTTAACGCTTTGGCTTATATTAAAGATAGGCTAATTGTCTTTAGCGAAGTTTGTCATTCCTGCGGAGGCTGCCTGCTTTTCTGCCCACAAAAGGCGATTTCGGAAAAAGAAAGGGAAATAGGTCTGATCCAAAGCGGGATATCCGGCAATGTCCGAGTCGTGTCCGGAATGATGAATATAGGAGAAGCGTCAGGGGTGCCGGTTATTAAAAAGCTTTTACGGGATAGCCGTAAGGAAAACAAAGATGTTTTTATAGACTGTCCTCCAGGGAGTGCCTGTATGGTCATGGAGAGTATCAAAGACGCCGACTATTGCCTTCTGGTAGCGGAGCCAACCATTTTTGGAGTCCATAATTTAGAAATGGTTTACGAACTCGTAAGGCTTTTTCAGAAACCATTCGGCGTTGTCCTCAACAAATGTTTGGAAGAAGAAAACCCTGCCGAAGATTTTTGTCTGCAAAACCAGATTACAATTCTGGGAAAAATCCCGTTTGATTTGAAATTGGGTACCATGAATTCCAATGGACAGATCGCCTCAAGAAAGCATCCGAAATACAAAGACCTGTTTCTAAACCTGTTGGAGACGGTAAGGAAGGAGGCTAGGCATGAAACAGCTTCTGATACTTAG
- a CDS encoding NifB/NifX family molybdenum-iron cluster-binding protein yields the protein MKIAIPVDNNSMDSSVCISFGRAPYFLLYDTETEGSSFLDNSAATSQGGAGIKAAQNIVDSGAEAIITPRCGENAAEVLKATEIKLYKNINNSIWDNIEALKEGKLNLLDDIHPGFHRHGGN from the coding sequence ATGAAGATCGCTATACCGGTAGACAACAATTCGATGGATTCGAGCGTTTGTATTTCTTTTGGACGGGCTCCATACTTTCTCCTTTACGATACCGAAACAGAAGGAAGCAGTTTCCTGGATAACAGCGCCGCTACCAGCCAGGGCGGGGCAGGAATCAAAGCTGCGCAAAATATTGTTGACAGTGGAGCGGAGGCAATCATTACACCGCGTTGCGGAGAGAATGCGGCGGAAGTACTTAAAGCTACGGAGATTAAACTATATAAAAATATCAATAACTCAATCTGGGATAATATAGAAGCTTTGAAGGAAGGAAAATTGAATTTGCTGGACGATATTCACCCCGGTTTTCACCGGCATGGAGGAAACTAA
- a CDS encoding pyridoxamine 5'-phosphate oxidase family protein has protein sequence MPKLNSEIQGIFSKQDVFPVATAALDGTPNVMPMSFVKVLDEDSVLIVDNFMNKTRKNLETNPVIAVSIWDMQSRKSYQIKGKAAFVDSGKIFDNAKAWVAEKMPSLQPKAAVVLKVEKIFNCSPGPNIGQEI, from the coding sequence ATGCCAAAACTTAATTCTGAGATTCAGGGAATCTTCAGCAAACAAGATGTTTTCCCTGTAGCCACAGCCGCATTGGATGGAACGCCCAATGTTATGCCGATGAGTTTTGTAAAAGTTCTGGATGAGGACAGTGTGTTAATTGTTGACAATTTCATGAATAAGACCAGGAAAAATCTTGAAACAAATCCCGTAATAGCAGTCAGTATTTGGGATATGCAAAGCAGAAAATCCTATCAAATCAAAGGAAAAGCAGCCTTTGTGGATTCCGGTAAAATATTTGATAACGCCAAGGCCTGGGTCGCAGAGAAAATGCCGTCTCTGCAGCCGAAGGCAGCGGTAGTATTAAAGGTCGAAAAAATATTTAATTGCTCACCCGGTCCGAATATCGGTCAGGAAATTTAA
- a CDS encoding DUF134 domain-containing protein — protein MPRPRKGRKVCCLPESSLFGPLNAVINQEDLVLMLVDEYETIRLIDIQGFTQEECAEQMHIARTTVQRIYNDARKKLAESLVNGKVLRIEGGDYELCEGSEKTCRCGGCRRHHWAEFSGADNKEN, from the coding sequence ATGCCAAGACCAAGAAAAGGTAGAAAAGTATGCTGCTTGCCGGAAAGCAGTCTTTTTGGGCCGCTTAACGCTGTCATCAATCAGGAGGATTTGGTCTTAATGCTGGTTGATGAATATGAAACAATACGGCTCATTGACATACAGGGTTTTACGCAGGAAGAGTGCGCAGAACAGATGCATATTGCCCGTACCACTGTTCAGCGTATTTATAACGATGCCCGGAAAAAGCTGGCGGAATCGCTGGTGAACGGAAAAGTCCTGCGGATAGAAGGCGGAGATTACGAGCTTTGTGAAGGATCGGAAAAAACCTGCCGTTGCGGGGGCTGCCGCAGGCACCATTGGGCAGAATTTTCAGGGGCTGATAACAAAGAAAACTAA
- a CDS encoding 4Fe-4S binding protein, whose protein sequence is MSKTWYPVIDYEKCIECGACTDKCQHGVYNQQKAPTPVVVQPENCIHGCHGCGALCPEEAISYVGENNKQNNSCGCDCSDDNGGCCG, encoded by the coding sequence ATGTCCAAAACGTGGTATCCGGTTATTGATTATGAAAAATGTATAGAATGTGGGGCTTGCACCGATAAGTGCCAGCATGGGGTCTATAATCAGCAAAAAGCGCCGACTCCTGTTGTAGTCCAGCCTGAGAATTGCATTCATGGGTGTCATGGCTGTGGAGCACTTTGTCCTGAAGAAGCGATCAGTTATGTTGGGGAGAACAACAAGCAGAATAATTCCTGCGGCTGCGATTGTTCGGATGATAATGGTGGCTGCTGTGGATAG
- a CDS encoding DUF6125 family protein, whose amino-acid sequence MHKADKINDLTKEELLELNKIYAKNWLAHDGLWFQSIEEKYGMDMAIEMDRETWRRFTVIEARRLIEFFGLGKNSGIAGLKKALLFRLYSTLNEDEIVVEEESVLVYRVKTCRVQHARRKKGLPDFPCKSVGVIEYSLFAKTIDDRFETEVLSCHPDITNIDYNCIWKFTLIDQVK is encoded by the coding sequence ATGCATAAAGCAGATAAGATTAACGATTTAACGAAAGAAGAGTTGTTGGAACTAAACAAAATATATGCTAAAAACTGGCTCGCACATGATGGACTTTGGTTCCAATCTATCGAAGAAAAGTATGGTATGGACATGGCAATTGAGATGGATCGGGAAACATGGAGAAGGTTCACAGTTATTGAAGCAAGGCGATTAATTGAATTTTTCGGACTTGGAAAGAATTCCGGTATTGCCGGATTGAAAAAGGCCCTTTTATTCAGGCTTTATTCCACCCTGAATGAAGATGAAATTGTTGTTGAAGAGGAAAGTGTTTTGGTATATCGGGTAAAAACTTGCAGAGTCCAGCATGCAAGAAGAAAAAAAGGGTTGCCTGATTTTCCGTGTAAATCTGTAGGTGTTATCGAATACAGTCTTTTCGCTAAAACTATAGATGACCGGTTTGAAACGGAAGTGTTGAGTTGTCACCCGGATATCACGAATATAGATTATAACTGTATCTGGAAATTTACTTTAATAGACCAAGTCAAATAG
- a CDS encoding permease, whose product MVFEWLNDQLLRMEWLSYLVKLLVENVFGLSTQDRLGGGLHFFIYDVIKIFILLSVLIFLISYIQSFFPPERTKKILGRFNGISANILGALLGTVTPFCSCSSIPLFIGFTSAGLPIGVTFSFLISSPLVDLASVILIASIFNWTTAIAYVVVGLILAVIGGTVISKAKLEKYVEPFVFNNKMLEVEQEQLTTRERMDFAKDQVRDIVRKVWIYILIGVGIGAAIHNFIPENVISLLLGQDKWYSVLLATLVGIPMYADIFGTLPIAEALVAKGVGLGTALSFMMAVTALSLPSMIMLKKVVKTKLLVVFTGVVAVGILIIGYFFNAFGYLLM is encoded by the coding sequence ATGGTATTCGAATGGTTAAACGACCAATTGCTTAGAATGGAATGGCTTTCTTATTTGGTGAAACTCCTGGTTGAGAACGTATTCGGTCTAAGTACCCAGGACCGCTTAGGCGGAGGACTCCACTTTTTTATCTATGACGTGATTAAAATATTTATTTTGCTTTCTGTTTTGATTTTCTTGATTTCGTATATACAGAGTTTTTTTCCTCCTGAAAGAACCAAAAAAATACTGGGACGCTTTAACGGTATTTCAGCCAATATCTTAGGTGCTCTGCTTGGCACGGTTACACCTTTTTGTTCCTGCTCTTCGATTCCGCTCTTTATTGGTTTTACCAGCGCGGGGCTTCCCATCGGAGTTACCTTCTCATTTTTAATATCTTCTCCTCTGGTGGATTTGGCTTCCGTGATTTTGATAGCAAGTATTTTTAATTGGACCACTGCCATTGCCTATGTCGTGGTTGGTCTGATTCTGGCCGTGATCGGCGGAACCGTGATTAGTAAAGCGAAGCTGGAAAAGTATGTAGAACCGTTTGTCTTCAATAATAAAATGCTGGAAGTTGAACAGGAGCAGTTGACAACCCGGGAAAGAATGGATTTTGCTAAAGATCAAGTTAGGGATATTGTGAGAAAAGTGTGGATATATATCCTAATAGGTGTTGGTATTGGGGCTGCAATTCACAACTTTATTCCAGAGAATGTTATTTCCTTGCTGCTGGGTCAGGACAAATGGTATTCTGTCTTATTAGCGACGTTAGTGGGAATCCCGATGTACGCGGATATTTTTGGAACGTTACCGATTGCCGAGGCTTTGGTAGCCAAGGGCGTTGGTTTGGGAACAGCATTATCGTTCATGATGGCCGTAACCGCATTGTCACTACCCTCTATGATCATGCTTAAAAAGGTGGTTAAAACAAAACTTCTAGTTGTATTCACAGGGGTTGTGGCCGTAGGTATCCTGATTATCGGTTATTTCTTCAATGCTTTCGGTTATTTGTTGATGTAG
- a CDS encoding sulfite exporter TauE/SafE family protein — translation MQALINQWLEVISLTIASNMWMAPLFALLAGILTSFTPCALASVPLVIGYVGGTAKQNPKKAFGLSVTFAVGMAVTFTALGTAASLLGKILQTTGSWWYVLLGVLMLLMALQTWEIFNFIPSTHALSKNTRRGFIGAFIAGILGGFFSSPCATPVLIVLLAIVAKEGNLLWGVLLLLLYSVGHSFLVLIAGTSVGFVQKLSATNGYGTVSKVLKLLMGTIILLIAFYMFYLGF, via the coding sequence ATGCAGGCACTGATTAATCAATGGCTGGAAGTTATTTCTTTGACTATCGCCTCAAATATGTGGATGGCTCCTTTGTTTGCTTTGTTGGCAGGGATTTTAACTTCTTTTACCCCTTGCGCCCTGGCGAGTGTACCGCTTGTCATCGGCTATGTCGGAGGGACGGCCAAGCAGAATCCGAAAAAAGCCTTTGGCCTGTCTGTCACCTTCGCGGTTGGCATGGCGGTTACGTTTACTGCGTTGGGGACAGCGGCTTCTCTTTTAGGGAAGATATTGCAGACAACAGGTTCCTGGTGGTACGTGCTGCTCGGCGTACTGATGCTGCTGATGGCGTTGCAAACGTGGGAAATCTTTAACTTCATTCCTTCCACCCATGCGCTGAGCAAAAATACCAGACGAGGATTTATTGGGGCATTTATTGCGGGAATCTTAGGCGGCTTTTTCTCTTCTCCTTGCGCAACCCCGGTCTTGATTGTCCTGCTTGCTATCGTAGCCAAAGAAGGAAATCTTTTATGGGGAGTACTGCTGCTCTTGTTGTATTCCGTCGGACATAGCTTTTTAGTTCTGATAGCCGGAACTTCCGTTGGTTTTGTCCAAAAGCTTTCAGCCACTAATGGCTATGGTACCGTAAGTAAAGTATTAAAGCTCTTAATGGGAACAATAATTCTATTGATTGCGTTTTATATGTTTTATTTAGGGTTTTAA
- a CDS encoding ATP-binding protein — MKQLLILSGKGGTGKTTIAGAFIKLAESRAYADCDVDAPNLHLIRPHASPARRSDYYGMRKAVINEDSCKSCGFCRQNCCFEAINESNGKYVVDAYACEGCGVCEAVCPIGAVSLQPTVAGELMLYKEDGVFSTARLKMGSGTSGKLVTEVKKQLKQEAIDADLAVIDGSPGIGCPVIASLSGVDMVLIVAEPSLSGLSDMERIIKTAEKFKMKIGVCVNKYDTNKELARKIETFCQERELPFVGKIPFDNAAIKAINRGQSIVDVDCPAGRAATKVFYKTLLIMNS, encoded by the coding sequence ATGAAACAGCTTCTGATACTTAGCGGCAAAGGCGGCACTGGAAAAACAACCATCGCCGGTGCTTTTATCAAGCTTGCGGAGTCCAGGGCTTATGCTGATTGTGATGTGGACGCCCCTAATCTTCACCTGATCAGGCCTCACGCTTCACCGGCCAGGCGATCGGATTATTATGGCATGAGAAAAGCGGTTATTAATGAAGACTCCTGCAAGAGTTGCGGTTTTTGCAGGCAAAACTGCTGCTTTGAGGCCATTAATGAAAGCAACGGCAAATATGTGGTTGATGCCTATGCCTGCGAAGGCTGCGGCGTGTGTGAAGCAGTGTGCCCGATAGGGGCGGTTTCTCTTCAACCGACTGTAGCCGGAGAGCTGATGCTTTATAAAGAAGATGGGGTCTTTTCCACAGCCAGGCTTAAGATGGGCAGCGGTACTTCCGGCAAGCTGGTGACAGAGGTGAAAAAGCAGTTGAAGCAGGAAGCGATTGACGCTGATCTGGCTGTTATCGATGGTTCGCCGGGAATCGGCTGTCCGGTGATCGCTTCGCTGAGCGGAGTGGACATGGTCCTGATTGTTGCCGAACCATCGCTGTCTGGGCTCAGCGACATGGAGCGAATCATCAAAACGGCTGAAAAGTTTAAAATGAAAATCGGAGTCTGTGTAAACAAGTATGATACCAACAAAGAGCTTGCCCGGAAAATTGAAACATTTTGCCAGGAACGGGAGCTGCCTTTCGTGGGTAAAATTCCATTTGATAATGCAGCCATAAAAGCTATCAACAGGGGCCAAAGTATTGTCGATGTCGACTGCCCGGCAGGACGGGCTGCAACCAAAGTTTTTTATAAAACCTTACTGATAATGAACAGCTAA
- a CDS encoding metalloregulator ArsR/SmtB family transcription factor: METDYKSFALAMKALSDETRVKIYDMLANGELCACKILEEFNITQSTLSYHMKILCDSGLVNSRRDGIWMRYSINESNLDGIAGFFDNISKKLK; this comes from the coding sequence TTGGAAACAGATTATAAAAGCTTTGCTTTAGCCATGAAAGCATTATCTGATGAAACAAGAGTAAAAATATATGATATGTTAGCCAATGGGGAACTATGTGCCTGCAAAATTCTCGAAGAGTTCAACATAACTCAATCCACTCTTTCCTATCATATGAAGATCTTGTGCGATAGTGGTCTGGTCAATAGCAGGCGGGACGGTATATGGATGAGGTATTCTATCAATGAAAGCAACCTTGATGGCATTGCCGGTTTCTTTGATAACATCAGTAAAAAACTAAAATAG